A single Hypomesus transpacificus isolate Combined female unplaced genomic scaffold, fHypTra1 scaffold_186, whole genome shotgun sequence DNA region contains:
- the clrn1 gene encoding clarin-1, protein MPNRQKKIIFGIAGVFSFASVLIVAAAMGTPFWVNGTVLCKTGAQLVNASGHELDKFIGRINYGLFHGQRVKQCGLGGRPFRFSFFPDMLDFIPASLHVTVIFFCGVLLLFSSVATAFFMFNAFGSPYETLHGPLGLYLWTFVCCFCSCLVMTLFASEVKINHLSDKIANFNEVNFVYKTYTEWYDHSFWIIFLTFLLHCLNFLLIRVAGIQFPFQEAKDLAVNTGAVDLMY, encoded by the exons ATGCCAAATCGACAAAAGAAGATAATATTTGGCATCGCCGGGGTGTTTAGTTTTGCCAGCGTTCTCATCGTTGCTGCAGCCATGGGCACGCCGTTTTGGGTAAACGGGACCGTTCTGTGTAAAACAGGAGCTCAACTAGTTAACGCGTCGGGACACGAACTAGACAAATTTATCGGAAGGATAAACTACGGCCTGTTTCATGGACAGAGAGTCAAACAGTGTGGACTAGGCGGAAGACCCTTCAGGTTTTCGT TTTTCCCAGACATGCTGGATTTCATCCCAGCGAGTCTTCACGTGACGGtgatcttcttctgtggtgtgctACTTCTGTTCTCCTCCGTGGCGACGGCGTTCTTCATGTTCAACGCCTTTGGGAGTCCGTACGAGACGCTGCACGGCCCGCTGGGCCTCTATCTCTGGACCTTCGTCTGCT GCTTCTGCAGCTGCCTGGTGATGACCCTGTTCGCGTCCGAGGTGAAGATCAATCACCTGTCCGACAAGATCGCCAACTTCAACGAAGTCAACTTCGTCTACAAGACGTACACGGAGTGGTACGACCACTCCTTCTGGATAatcttcctcaccttcctcctgcACTGCCTCAACTTCCTGTTGATCCGCGTGGCCGGGATCCAGTTTCCGTTTCAAGAGGCCAAAGACTTAGCAGTAAACACGGGCGCTGTGGATCTCATGTACTGA
- the gpr171 gene encoding probable G-protein coupled receptor 171 isoform X2, whose protein sequence is MSSPPNTSYLTADLKRCVVNDRMEPFIVLYILIFLVSLAGNATSLWAFTCGSCFHGSKECTNVYLTNLLASDLILTLALPFKIAKDLGVLSWEMMVFHCQVSAVLIYISLYASIFFLAFISVDRYLQVIGSPRVLSMRGVGFARLMSAVVWMLVLVVMVPNMLLPIHSLAEESHLSCSALKKDVGLHWHTFSVFLSMALFLNASVAVLISSGLVLQRLLGSRKNPGDRDSACQATVYIAVVTVAYVVSFVPYHAVRTPYTLTQAQVLEQDCPTRRHLFLAKESTWLLALLHVCFDPAFYYFFSQSFRERIGKVFDRRTRKSVSVTEPAAVILHSVTATD, encoded by the exons ATGTCCTCTCCCCCGAATACCAGCTACCTCACCGCCGACCTGAAGCGATGCGTCGTGAACGACAGGATGGAGCCGTTTATCGTCCTCTACATTCTCATCTTCCTCGTGAGCCTGGCGGGAAACGCGACGTCCCTTTGGGCTTTCACCTGCGGCTCGTGTTTCCACGGTAGCAAGGAGTGTACAAACGTCTACCTGACCAACCTGCTTGCCTCCGATCTTATTCTGACGCTGGCCTTGCCCTTCAAGATCGCCAAGGATTTGGGTGTGTTGTCCTGGGAAATGATGGTGTTCCACTGCCAGGTCAGCGCGGTGCTTATCTACATCAGCTTGTACGCATCCATCTTCTTCCTGGCTTTCATCAGTGTGGACCGCTACCTACAG GTGATTGGCAGCCCCCGCGTGCTGAGCATGCGTGGCGTGGGCTTTGCCCGGCTGATGTCGGCGGTGGTGTGGATGCTGGTCCTCGTCGTCATGGTTCCCAACATGCTCCTCCCAATCCACAGCTTGGCGGAGGAGTCCCACCTCAGCTGCTCCGCCCTGAAGAAGGACGTGGGTCTTCACTGGCACACCTTCTCCGTCTTCCTTTCCATGGCGCTGTTCCTAAACGCCTCCGTCGCCGTGCTGATCTCCAGCGGGCTCGTCCTGCAAAGGCTGCTGGGAAGCAGGAAGAATCCCGGCGACCGGGACAGCGCCTGCCAGGCCACCGTCTACATCGCCGTGGTGACCGTGGCGTACGTGGTTAGCTTCGTACCGTACCACGCCGTCCGCACTCCGTACACTCTCACCCAGGCCCAGGTCCTGGAGCAGGACTGCCCCACCAGGAGACACCTCTTCCTGGCTAAGGAATCCACCTGGCTGCTGGCCttgctgcatgtgtgttttgacccTGCTTTCTACTACTTCTTCTCTCAGTCCTTCAGAGAGAGGATCGGGAAAGTATTTGACAGGAGGACTAGGAAGTCTGTTTCTGTCACCGAACCTGCTGCTGTGATTCTGCATTCTGTAACTGCCACAGACTGA